The Platichthys flesus chromosome 10, fPlaFle2.1, whole genome shotgun sequence genome includes a window with the following:
- the LOC133962229 gene encoding lysophosphatidylserine lipase ABHD12-like — protein MNRAVWFLVTVYVSVPVILYLFPCILGHIIFAHLLRFPFSADLARPEDVVNHTRNFYLNPEEGISVGVWHTLPASQWEDAVGKSPEWHRETLGDGRPVIIYLHGNAGTRAMKHRVALVKILSEAGYHILSLDYRGYGDSSGEPSEAGMTRDALYLYQWVKTQNRGSLVCIWGHSLGSGVATNAAVKLQEQGSDADALILEGPFTRIGDVVITHPVAKMYTFLPGFESLLWSILETNDLVFANDQNLKVLTSPLLILHSEDDNIVPYHMGQKLHQISLQTQKEQNTDVHVEMVSYSAHLGFSHSSIYLDPNLSNVVRGFLQKLIQ, from the exons ATGAACAGAGCTGTGTGGTTCCTGGTCACTGTCTACGTCTCAGTGCCGGTGATTCTCTACCTGTTCCCCTGCATTCTGGGCCACATCATATTTGCTCACTTGT TGAGGTTTCCATTCTCGGCGGATCTGGCCCGACCTGAAGATGTTGTGAACCACACGCGCAACTTCTACCTCAACCCAGAGGAGGGGATCTCAGTGGGAGTATG GCATACACTCCCTGCCAGCCAATGGGAGGACGCCGTGGGGAAAAGCCCAGAGTGGCACCGGGAGACCCTGGGAGATGGCCGCCCTGTTATTATCTATCTCCATGGAAATGCAGGAACCAG GGCGATGAAGCACAGAGTGGCTCTGGTGAAG ATCTTAAGTGAAGCCGGGTATCACATCTTATCTTTAGACTACAGAG GTTATGGAGACTCCAGCGGGGAACCAAGTGAAGCCGGGATGACCCGTGACGCCCTCTACCTGTACCAGTGGGTAAAGACACAGAACCGAGGGAGTCTGGTCTGTATTTGGGGACACTCGCTCGGCTCCGG TGTGGCAACTAATGCAGCGGTGAAACTACAAGAGCAAG GTTCAGATGCCGATGCTTTGATCCTTGAGGGTCCGTTCACGAGAATTGGAGACGTCGTGATCACTCATCCGGTCGCTAAG aTGTACACGTTCCTTCCCGGGTTCGAGAGCTTGCTGTGGAGCATACTTGAAACTAACGACCTAGTGTTTGCAAATGATCAAAA TTTAAAGGTCCTGACCAGTCCTCTTCTTATACTGCACTCAGAGGACGACAACATTGTACCTTATCACATGGGTCAGAAG CTGCACCAGATCTCACTACAGACTCAGAAGGAACAAAACACGGATGTTCATGTTGAAATGGTTTCCTACAGCGCACACCTGGGATTCTCCCACAGCAGCATCTACTTAGATCCTAATCTGTCCAACGTGGTTAG GGGATTTCTACAGAAGCTGATTCAGTAA
- the pygl gene encoding glycogen phosphorylase, liver form: MATPLTDQEKRKQISIRGIVGVENVAELKKGFNRHLHFTLVKDRNIANPRDYYFALAHTVRDHLVGRWIRTQQFYYEADPKRVYYLSLEFYMGRTLQNTMINLGLQNACDEAIYQLGLDMEELEEMEEDAGLGNGGLGRLAACFLDSMATLGLAAYGYGIRYEYGIFNQKIRDGWQVEEADDWLRHGNPWEKARPEYMLPVHFYGHVEDTKDGSKWVDTQVVLAMPYDTPIPGYMNNTVNTMRLWSARAPNDFNLRDFNVGDYIEAVLDRNLAENISRVLYPNDNFFEGKELRLKQEYFVVAATLQDIIRRFKTTKKGTPARTSFHSFPDKVAVQLNDTHPAMAIPELMRIFVDIEKIDWDTAWDLTRRTFAYTNHTVLPEALERWPVQLLETLLPRHLQIIYQINQAHLDRIATLYPKDVDKLRKMSLIEEDGCKRVNMAHLCIVGSHAVNGVAEIHSNIIKTQVFRDFSEMEPDKFQNKTNGITPRRWLLLCNPGLAELIAEVVGEDYVKDLSQLQRLKDFVDDAAFIRDVSKVKQDNKVKFAQYLEKEYRVKINPSSMFDVHVKRIHEYKRQLLNCLHIIAMYNRIRKSPKALFVPRTVIIGGKAAPGYHMAKLIIKLITSVANVVNNDPLVGNKLKVIYLENYRVSLAEKVIPATDLSQQISTAGTEASGTGNMKFMLNGALTIGTMDGANVEMAEEAGEENLFIFGMRVEDVAALDKEGYDAMTYYKRNPELQQVMDQITGGFFCPENPELFKDLTNMLFKHDRFKVFADFDDYMECQEKVSLLYQNPKEWTKMVIRNIAATGKFSSDRTITEYATQVWGVEPTDLKIPAPNEPREAIVETARALKKM; this comes from the exons ATGGCGACCCCGCTCACCGACCAGGAGAAGCGCAAGCAGATCAGCATCAGGGGCATCGTGGGGGTGGAGAACGTGGCCGAGCTGAAGAAGGGCTTCAACCGACACCTGCACTTCACCCTGGTCAAAGACAGGAACATAGCCAACCCCAGGGACTACTACTTTGCCCTGGCCCACACCGTGAGGGACCACCTGGTGGGGAGATGGATCCGGACGCAGCAGTTTTATTATGAGGCAGATCcaaag AGGGTGTATTATCTGTCTCTGGAGTTCTACATGGGCAGGACGCTGCAGAACACCATGATCAACCTGGGGCTGCAGAACGCCTGCGATGAAGCAATCTACCAG ctcggcctggacatggaggagctggaggagatggaggaggacgcCGGTCTCGGGAACGGAGGTCTGGGGAGACTGGCAG CGTGTTTCTTGGACTCCATGGCCACCTTGGGTCTGGCCGCGTACGGTTACGGCATTCGATACGAATATGGAATCTTTAACCAGAAGATAAGGGACGGCTGGCAG GTGGAGGAGGCCGATGATTGGCTGAGACATGGCAACCCCTGGGAGAAGGCGCGTCCTGAGTACATGCTGCCGGTTCACTTCTATGGTCATGTGGAGGACACCAAAGATGGCTCCAAGTGGGTCGACACTCAG GTGGTCCTGGCGATGCCGTACGACACGCCCATCCCCGGCTACATGAACAACACGGTGAACACCATGAGGCTTTGGTCCGCTCGCGCCCCCAACGACTTCAACCTGAGAGACT TCAATGTTGGAGATTACATCGAGGCGGTGCTGGACAGAAATCTGGCAGAGAACATCTCCCGTGTGCTTTACCCCAACGACAAT ttcTTTGAAGGAAAAGAACTTCGTCTGAAGCAGGAATATTTTGTGGTGGCCGCGACGCTACAAGACATCATCCGCCGCTTCAAGACCACGAAGAAAGGAACGCCCGCTCGCACGTCCTTCCACAGCTTCCCCGACAAG GTCGCCGTGCAGCTGAATGACACCCATCCAGCCATGGCCATCCCCGAGCTGATGAGGATCTTCGTGGACATCGAGAAGATTGACTGGGACACG GCCTGGGATCTGACCAGGCGCACCTTCGCCTACACCAACCACACGGTCCTCCCCGAGGCTCTGGAGCGATGGCCCgtgcagctgctggagacgctgctgccCAGACACCTGCAGATCATCTACCAGATCAACCAGGCCCACCTCGAT AGAATCGCAACTCTGTATCCGAAAGACGTGGACAAACTGAGGAAGATGTCTCTGATTGAGGAAGACGGCTGCAAGAGGGTGAACATGGCTCACCTGTGCATCGTGGGCTCACACGCCGTCAACGGAGTCGCTGAGATACACTCCAACATCATCAAGACTCAAGT GTTTCGTGATTTCAGTGAAATGGAGCCCGACAAGTTCCAGAACAAAACCAACGGCATCACTCCCAGACgctggctgctgctctgcaacCCTGGACTGGCCGAGCTCATCGCTGAG GTCGTCGGGGAGGATTATGTGAAGGACCTCAGTCAGCTGCAGAGACTCAAGGACTTTGTGGACGACGCTGCCTTCATCCGCGACGTCTCCAAAGTGAAACAG GACAACAAGGTGAAATTCGCTCAGTACCTGGAGAAAGAGTACAGGGTGAAAATCAACCCGTCCTCCATGTTCGACGTGCACGTGAAGAGAATCCACGAGTACAAGCGGCAGCTCCTCAACTGCCTGCACATCATCGCCATGTACAACC GCATCAGAAAAAGCCCCAAAGCTCTTTTTGTGCCAAGAACGGTGATCATCGGTGGAAAG GCGGCTCCAGGGTATCACATGGCCAAACTAATCATCAAGCTGATCACCTCAGTGGCCAACGTGGTGAACAACGACCCCCTGGTGGGAAACAAGCTGAAGGTCATCTACCTGGAGAACTACAGGGTGTCGCTCGCAGAGAAAG TGATCCCTGCTACAGATCTGTCCCAGCAGATCTCCACTGCTGGCACCGAGGCCTCAGGAACCGGGAACATGAAGTTCATGCTGAACGGAGCTCTGACCATCGGCACCATGGACGGTGCCAACGTGGAGATGGCCGAGGAGGCCGGAGAGGAGAACCTGTTCATCTTCGGCATGAGGGTGGAGGACGTGGCTGCGCTGGACAAAGAGGG CTATGACGCGATGACGTACTACAAGAGGAACCCTGAGCTGCAACAAGTGATGGACCAGATCACAGGTGGATTCTTCTGCCCCGAAAATCCAGAGCTTTTCAAAGACCTCACCAACATGCTCTTCAAACATGACCG TTTCAAAGTGTTTGCAGACTTTGACGACTATATGGAATGTCAAGAGAAGGTCAGCCTGCTCTATCAG AATCCAAAGGAGTGGACGAAGATGGTGATCAGGAACATCGCAGCCACGGGCAAGTTCTCCAGCGACAGAACCATCACGGAGTACGCGACCCAGGTGTGGGGCGTCGAGCCGACCGACCTGAAGATCCCGGCGCCAAACGAGCCGCGGGAGGCCATCGTGGAAACAGCCAGAGCTCTGAAGAAAATGTGA